Proteins encoded by one window of Chryseobacterium foetidum:
- the accC gene encoding acetyl-CoA carboxylase biotin carboxylase subunit, translating to MFKKILIANRGEIAMRILRTCKEMGIKTVAVYSTADKDSLHVRFADEAVCIGPAMSKDSYLKIPNIIAAAEITNADAIHPGYGFLSENANFSRICAKNGIKFIGASPEQIERMGDKANAKATMKAANVPCVPGSEGLIESYEHAVKIAKETGYPVMIKATAGGGGKGMRAVWKEEDLKEHWESAIQEAVAAFGNGGMYMEKLIEEPRHIEIQVAGDQFGKACHLSERDCSVQRRNQKLTEETPSPFMTDELREKMGEAAVKAAEFIGYEGVGTIEFLVDKHRNFYFMEMNTRIQVEHPITEQVIDYDLIREQILLAAGTPISGINHYPKLHSIECRINAEDPYADFRPSPGKITGLNIPGGHGIRVDTHVYSGYTIPSNYDSMIAKLITTAQTREEAIAKMKRALEEFYVEGVKTTIPFHRQLMEDERYLSGNYTTKFMEDFVMDRKYDNH from the coding sequence ATGTTCAAAAAAATATTAATTGCCAATCGTGGCGAAATTGCAATGCGTATTTTACGTACTTGTAAAGAAATGGGAATCAAAACTGTTGCGGTATATTCTACTGCCGACAAAGACAGTCTTCATGTAAGATTTGCTGACGAGGCTGTTTGTATCGGCCCTGCAATGAGCAAAGATTCTTACCTGAAAATCCCAAACATTATTGCTGCTGCAGAGATTACCAATGCAGACGCCATTCACCCGGGTTACGGTTTCTTATCTGAAAATGCTAACTTCTCAAGAATCTGCGCTAAAAACGGTATCAAATTTATTGGTGCAAGTCCTGAGCAGATCGAGAGAATGGGAGACAAAGCCAATGCCAAAGCGACCATGAAAGCGGCAAACGTACCTTGCGTACCGGGTTCTGAAGGTTTGATAGAATCTTACGAACACGCTGTGAAAATCGCCAAGGAAACAGGCTATCCCGTAATGATCAAAGCTACTGCCGGTGGTGGTGGTAAAGGGATGAGGGCTGTATGGAAAGAAGAAGACCTTAAAGAACACTGGGAATCTGCCATTCAGGAAGCTGTGGCTGCCTTCGGGAACGGAGGAATGTATATGGAAAAACTGATTGAAGAGCCAAGACATATCGAAATTCAGGTTGCAGGTGACCAGTTTGGTAAAGCCTGTCACCTTTCTGAAAGAGACTGTTCTGTACAGAGAAGAAACCAGAAATTAACCGAAGAAACGCCTTCTCCATTCATGACTGACGAGCTTCGTGAGAAAATGGGTGAAGCAGCAGTGAAAGCAGCAGAATTTATAGGTTACGAAGGTGTGGGAACAATTGAATTCCTTGTGGACAAGCACAGAAATTTCTATTTCATGGAAATGAATACGAGAATTCAGGTAGAGCACCCGATCACGGAGCAGGTTATTGATTACGATTTGATCAGAGAACAGATTCTTTTGGCAGCAGGAACTCCTATTTCAGGAATCAACCACTATCCGAAGCTGCACTCTATCGAATGCAGAATCAACGCTGAAGATCCTTACGCAGATTTCAGACCTTCACCGGGAAAAATCACTGGATTAAATATTCCGGGAGGACACGGTATCAGAGTGGATACTCACGTTTATTCAGGTTATACCATTCCATCTAACTACGATTCAATGATTGCAAAACTGATTACTACGGCGCAAACCCGTGAAGAGGCGATTGCTAAAATGAAACGTGCTTTGGAAGAGTTCTACGTGGAAGGTGTAAAAACCACAATTCCTTTCCACAGACAGTTGATGGAAGATGAACGATATCTGTCCGGAAACTACACCACAAAATTCATGGAAGATTTTGTAATGGACAGAAAATATGATAATCATTAA
- a CDS encoding ferritin, protein MVSEKIATLINEQIAHEQYAAQYYLSMSAWFSARDLDGIANYFRVQSKEELMHADKMFDYLNDVGGEIIIGEIAKPPHEFLNATDIFEKALEHEKKVTRSIFNIVKNANDEGDFATTSFLQWFINEQVEEEASASQYVTKIKMVCDNPSALYLFDQELATRKFVPDTKA, encoded by the coding sequence ATGGTAAGCGAAAAAATTGCAACACTTATAAACGAACAAATAGCGCACGAGCAATATGCTGCTCAATATTATCTTTCAATGTCGGCTTGGTTTTCTGCAAGAGATCTGGACGGAATTGCCAATTACTTCAGAGTTCAGAGCAAAGAAGAACTGATGCACGCCGACAAAATGTTTGATTACTTAAATGACGTAGGCGGAGAAATCATCATCGGAGAAATAGCAAAACCACCTCATGAATTTCTGAATGCCACAGATATCTTTGAAAAAGCACTTGAGCACGAAAAGAAAGTAACAAGAAGTATTTTCAACATTGTGAAAAATGCAAACGATGAAGGAGATTTTGCAACAACTTCTTTCCTGCAGTGGTTTATCAACGAGCAGGTAGAAGAGGAGGCAAGTGCTTCGCAATATGTAACTAAAATCAAAATGGTTTGTGATAACCCTTCGGCTTTATATCTTTTTGATCAGGAGCTGGCAACAAGAAAATTTGTGCCGGATACTAAAGCTTAA
- the accB gene encoding acetyl-CoA carboxylase biotin carboxyl carrier protein: MDIKDIQNLIKFVSKAEVSEVKYKTKDFEITIKTPLGGNEVSYVAQPQMYQQAPQQQVPGHAPAAVSATPEKTEAASDDSKFITIKSPMIGTFYRKPSPDKDVFANVGDEVSVGKVVCVIEAMKLFNQIESEVSGKIVKILVDDATPVEYDQPLFLVDPS, from the coding sequence ATGGACATTAAAGACATACAGAATCTTATCAAGTTTGTATCTAAAGCTGAAGTTTCAGAAGTAAAATATAAAACCAAAGATTTCGAAATCACCATTAAAACACCACTTGGAGGTAATGAGGTAAGCTATGTTGCTCAACCGCAAATGTATCAGCAGGCTCCACAGCAACAAGTTCCGGGACACGCTCCTGCTGCGGTTTCTGCAACTCCTGAAAAAACTGAAGCTGCTTCTGACGACAGCAAATTTATCACTATCAAATCTCCAATGATCGGAACTTTCTACAGAAAACCATCTCCGGATAAGGATGTTTTTGCTAATGTAGGCGACGAAGTTTCTGTTGGAAAAGTAGTTTGCGTAATTGAAGCAATGAAGTTATTCAACCAAATTGAGTCTGAAGTAAGCGGTAAAATCGTTAAAATTTTAGTTGACGATGCTACTCCTGTAGAATACGACCAACCTTTATTCTTAGTAGATCCATCTTAA
- a CDS encoding sensor histidine kinase: MPLNKYKGYSLRNRFFFGFLFVCLLSVAASSLVPYFVLRNNALKQSRTDMQNKTNTVMAYFDYALSLENVNTDDLKRVLGNRTFEIADINKHDVIIYDLKGNYLLSSRDSSLVEQKKIPLAIVNKMLADKTRYDVRGYDAGKDAVYTSSYLLLNNNNLQPVGIMYIPLYHNESAYLDVLHQFLLYMVIVDLILIVFSIWFSWVMSNNLAKNITKFTDMITRITLFENEMRPIKYYKNDELNALAKAYNRMILQIQDQKERLRFKASEEAWREMAKQVAHEVKNPLTPMKLTIQNFERKFDPQDPNITEKVKQLSKTMVDQIDVIATVASAFSEFAKLPEKNNEVINLNSEINDILGVFNDDLIYLHANKNNIMINMDRVYLSRIITNLVTNATQARSDEREMMINIDIEQYQRRVVISVQDNGVGISPAMFEKIFEPNFTSKNSGMGLGLAMVRKMIEDYKGEITVKSEVGKGATFIITLPTNL; encoded by the coding sequence ATGCCATTAAATAAGTACAAAGGATACAGCCTCAGGAACCGGTTTTTCTTCGGATTTCTTTTTGTCTGTCTTCTCAGCGTTGCAGCATCGTCTCTGGTGCCTTACTTTGTTTTGCGGAATAATGCTTTGAAGCAAAGCCGTACAGATATGCAGAATAAGACCAATACCGTAATGGCTTATTTTGACTATGCACTGAGTCTGGAAAATGTAAATACCGATGATCTAAAACGGGTTTTAGGTAACAGAACTTTTGAAATTGCGGATATCAATAAACATGATGTAATTATTTACGATTTAAAAGGAAATTATCTTCTTTCCAGCCGTGATTCAAGTCTTGTGGAGCAGAAAAAAATTCCTTTGGCTATCGTCAATAAGATGCTGGCTGATAAAACAAGATATGATGTTCGGGGTTATGATGCAGGAAAAGATGCTGTCTACACCTCTTCTTATCTGCTGTTAAACAACAATAATCTGCAGCCGGTCGGGATCATGTATATTCCTTTGTATCACAATGAATCTGCTTATCTTGATGTTCTGCATCAGTTTTTACTGTACATGGTAATCGTAGATTTAATCCTGATTGTTTTCAGCATCTGGTTCAGCTGGGTGATGTCTAATAATCTTGCGAAAAACATCACCAAATTTACAGATATGATTACGCGCATCACCTTGTTTGAGAACGAAATGCGTCCAATCAAATACTACAAAAATGATGAGCTTAATGCCTTGGCAAAAGCTTACAATCGGATGATTCTACAGATTCAGGATCAGAAAGAGCGGCTTAGATTTAAGGCATCTGAAGAAGCGTGGAGGGAGATGGCAAAACAGGTGGCACATGAGGTTAAAAATCCTTTAACACCAATGAAGCTGACTATTCAGAATTTTGAAAGGAAATTTGACCCACAAGATCCAAATATTACAGAAAAAGTAAAGCAGCTCAGCAAAACAATGGTCGATCAGATCGACGTAATCGCAACTGTCGCTTCAGCATTTTCGGAATTTGCCAAGCTTCCGGAGAAAAATAATGAGGTCATCAACCTTAACTCTGAAATCAACGATATACTAGGCGTCTTCAATGATGATCTTATTTATCTGCACGCCAATAAAAATAATATTATGATTAATATGGACAGGGTTTACCTTTCCAGAATCATTACCAATCTCGTTACGAATGCCACGCAGGCAAGAAGTGATGAGCGGGAAATGATGATTAATATTGATATTGAGCAATACCAGCGCCGTGTGGTTATTTCGGTACAGGATAACGGGGTAGGAATTAGTCCTGCAATGTTTGAAAAAATATTTGAGCCAAATTTTACTTCAAAAAACAGCGGTATGGGTCTTGGACTAGCGATGGTGAGAAAAATGATTGAAGATTATAAAGGAGAAATCACCGTAAAATCTGAAGTCGGAAAAGGCGCAACATTCATTATTACTTTACCTACCAATCTTTAG
- a CDS encoding YceD family protein translates to MDKLRNYDVSFSGLKTGKHEFKFDIDKEFFQLFDTEQEFTNPKIEVDVLLDKHTTFLEFEIKTEGTVELVCDITNENFTHPVENQIGILVKFGEEYDDSEEDVITIPANDHAFNISQLIYENVALAIPMKKVSPNVSDEDLEILEKFSPKDSVEDKEHESDPRWDALKNLKNKN, encoded by the coding sequence ATGGACAAGTTAAGAAACTATGATGTAAGCTTTTCCGGACTGAAAACCGGCAAGCACGAGTTTAAATTTGATATAGATAAGGAGTTCTTTCAATTATTTGACACTGAACAGGAGTTTACAAATCCCAAGATTGAAGTGGATGTTTTGCTTGATAAACACACTACTTTTTTAGAATTTGAAATTAAAACTGAAGGTACAGTAGAATTGGTTTGTGACATTACAAACGAAAATTTTACACATCCTGTAGAAAATCAGATCGGTATTCTGGTGAAATTTGGAGAAGAATATGATGACAGCGAAGAAGATGTAATCACGATTCCTGCAAATGATCACGCTTTTAATATTTCGCAATTGATCTATGAAAACGTAGCACTCGCAATACCAATGAAAAAAGTATCACCCAATGTAAGTGATGAAGATCTGGAAATTCTGGAGAAGTTCAGCCCGAAAGACAGTGTAGAAGACAAAGAACACGAGAGTGACCCGAGATGGGATGCTCTGAAAAATTTAAAAAATAAAAATTAA
- a CDS encoding riboflavin synthase, which translates to MFTGIIEAVGVVEKIERNGGNIDFTLSCPFTHELKIDQSLAHNGCCLTVVKTEGEKYVVTAINETLEKTNLGMWEVGSVVNLERCTVMNGRLDGHIVQGHVDKTGEITGIENKDGSYFVTVRYNSEGNFVTVPQGSITLNGISLTVAKSDDLEFSVAIIPYTWEFTNMNSLKTGDKVNLEFDIIGKYIAKLLQKNAIK; encoded by the coding sequence ATGTTCACAGGAATTATTGAAGCAGTAGGCGTTGTAGAGAAAATAGAAAGGAACGGCGGCAATATTGATTTTACATTATCTTGTCCTTTTACTCACGAATTGAAAATCGACCAAAGCCTTGCGCATAACGGATGTTGTCTCACGGTAGTGAAAACAGAAGGTGAAAAATATGTGGTTACTGCTATTAATGAAACTTTAGAAAAAACAAATTTAGGAATGTGGGAAGTGGGCTCTGTGGTTAATCTGGAGCGCTGTACGGTGATGAATGGCCGTCTAGACGGGCATATTGTGCAGGGACATGTGGATAAAACGGGCGAAATTACCGGAATTGAAAACAAGGATGGCAGTTATTTTGTTACAGTAAGATATAATTCAGAAGGTAACTTTGTTACTGTGCCTCAGGGATCAATCACTTTAAACGGAATCAGTTTAACGGTTGCAAAAAGCGATGATCTCGAATTTTCGGTGGCTATTATCCCATACACATGGGAATTTACCAATATGAATTCTTTAAAAACAGGTGATAAAGTCAATCTGGAATTTGATATTATAGGTAAATATATAGCTAAACTTCTACAAAAGAATGCCATTAAATAA
- the rpmF gene encoding 50S ribosomal protein L32 has protein sequence MAHPKRRQSSTRRDKRRTHYKAVVPQLAKDATSGEMHLYHRAHWHEGKLYYRGKVVMEKEVASTEEN, from the coding sequence ATGGCACATCCAAAGAGAAGACAGTCGTCTACAAGAAGAGATAAGAGAAGAACTCATTACAAAGCTGTAGTTCCTCAGTTGGCTAAAGATGCAACATCTGGTGAGATGCACCTTTACCACAGAGCTCACTGGCACGAAGGAAAACTTTACTACAGAGGTAAAGTAGTAATGGAAAAAGAAGTAGCATCTACTGAAGAAAACTAA
- the pdxA gene encoding 4-hydroxythreonine-4-phosphate dehydrogenase PdxA gives MTPQNHKVRVGISIGDFNGIGPEIIMKSLKDKTITDFFTPIIFGSGKLFTYQKNIFKLNLNFNYITEASQAQAGKLNMVNLVKDNSNVELGKPTEESTKMAIDSLEAATEALMKGEIDVLVTAPINKDEMVKMGFKHAGHTGYFEEKFNKKGLMFLVTEDLKVAVSTHHIPISQVAENISKEKIKKQIKALNQTLIEDFAVTRPKIAVLGLNPHSGDGGVIGTEEIEIISPAIKELSDNGILAFGPYPADSFFQPEKYRSFDAVLAMYHDQGLAPFKTIAYEEGVNYTAGLPFIRTSPDHGTAYDIAGKNVADEHSFSEAIFTAIKIFNHRADHKDLMENRLKPKRMPSDNGIDEDLPVGNDL, from the coding sequence ATGACCCCACAAAACCATAAAGTGCGAGTAGGAATTTCAATAGGTGATTTTAACGGTATCGGGCCGGAAATCATCATGAAATCTCTGAAAGACAAAACCATCACAGACTTTTTTACGCCAATTATTTTTGGTTCGGGGAAGCTTTTCACTTATCAGAAGAATATTTTTAAATTAAATTTAAATTTCAACTACATCACAGAAGCCTCTCAGGCTCAGGCCGGAAAGCTGAATATGGTGAATCTTGTGAAAGACAATTCCAATGTAGAACTCGGAAAACCTACGGAAGAATCTACGAAAATGGCAATAGATTCTCTTGAAGCAGCTACAGAAGCGTTAATGAAGGGCGAAATTGACGTTTTGGTAACTGCACCGATCAACAAAGACGAGATGGTGAAGATGGGATTCAAACATGCAGGTCATACAGGTTATTTTGAAGAAAAATTCAATAAAAAAGGGCTGATGTTTCTGGTAACTGAAGATTTGAAAGTAGCAGTTTCCACACACCACATTCCTATTTCTCAGGTTGCTGAAAATATTTCAAAGGAAAAAATAAAAAAACAAATCAAAGCACTGAACCAAACCCTTATCGAAGATTTTGCGGTTACAAGACCGAAAATTGCAGTTTTAGGTTTAAATCCACATTCCGGTGACGGAGGCGTGATCGGTACCGAAGAAATTGAAATTATTTCCCCAGCCATAAAAGAACTTTCAGACAACGGAATTCTGGCATTTGGCCCTTATCCCGCCGACAGCTTTTTCCAGCCTGAAAAATACAGAAGTTTTGATGCCGTTTTGGCGATGTACCACGATCAGGGGCTTGCTCCGTTTAAAACAATTGCATACGAGGAAGGTGTAAATTATACCGCAGGATTGCCTTTCATCAGAACTTCTCCCGATCATGGAACGGCATACGATATCGCGGGGAAAAATGTGGCTGATGAGCATAGTTTCAGCGAAGCGATTTTCACAGCTATCAAAATTTTCAATCACCGTGCAGACCATAAAGATTTAATGGAAAACCGTCTTAAACCTAAAAGAATGCCGTCTGATAACGGAATTGATGAAGATTTGCCTGTAGGAAACGATTTATAG
- a CDS encoding sensor histidine kinase produces the protein MEKTELLITVILFNIFFLGFIVAITIYIRKYKQRKKEYLSEIQIKNEIHQKELLATQLEIQESTMKQIGRELHDNIGQKLTLVSLYTQQLLHENKFPDINEKIEQVSEIINHSIDELRSLSKSLTDNKISRIPITELIQDEVNVANALKKCEVSFEHNFEDSDLNFEHKSVVLRIIQEFIQNSMKHSECKNVFINLKSDAETEWKLSINDDGKGFDANEIKSNGIGLTNMKNRAKIIGAHFTLTSEKNIGTSLKIVLNK, from the coding sequence ATGGAAAAAACAGAGCTCTTAATTACCGTTATACTCTTCAATATTTTCTTCTTGGGATTTATTGTAGCCATAACGATTTACATCAGAAAGTACAAGCAGAGAAAGAAAGAATATCTATCCGAAATTCAGATTAAAAACGAAATTCATCAGAAAGAACTTCTCGCCACACAGCTTGAAATACAGGAATCTACGATGAAGCAAATCGGGAGAGAACTTCATGACAACATCGGGCAGAAACTTACTCTTGTAAGTCTTTACACACAACAGCTTCTTCACGAAAATAAATTTCCGGATATCAATGAAAAAATCGAACAGGTTTCAGAAATTATCAACCATTCAATTGATGAGCTCCGCAGCCTTTCCAAATCACTTACCGACAATAAAATCAGCAGAATCCCAATTACAGAGTTGATTCAGGATGAGGTAAACGTAGCCAATGCTTTGAAAAAATGTGAGGTTTCATTTGAACATAATTTTGAGGATTCAGATTTGAATTTTGAACATAAAAGTGTTGTACTGAGAATTATTCAGGAGTTTATCCAAAACAGCATGAAGCATTCTGAATGCAAAAATGTTTTTATCAATCTAAAATCTGACGCTGAGACAGAATGGAAACTTTCAATAAACGATGACGGAAAAGGTTTTGATGCCAACGAGATTAAATCAAACGGAATAGGGCTTACCAACATGAAGAACCGCGCAAAGATCATTGGTGCTCATTTTACTTTGACAAGTGAAAAAAATATTGGAACTTCGCTTAAAATTGTTTTAAACAAATAA
- a CDS encoding endonuclease/exonuclease/phosphatase family protein, translating into MKKLIILFSVLSFSISFSQDLKVMSFNIRLNVESDQDNAWPKRKEEALALLEYYHPDVLGVQEALPEQMKDMKSGLKNYDFVGVGRDDGKEKGEFSAIFFDTQKLQIIKSGTFWLSETPEKPSKGWDAALNRICTYAIFKDLKSKKEFLAMNIHFDHVGNVARVKSSELILKKAKELNPKNLPLVLTGDFNLTEDTEPVKILSQNLKDTFYHSEKKHYGPKGTFTGFNVNEVPKDRIDYIFVKGFKIKSQRHINDRRENLLYPSDHFPVFSELSF; encoded by the coding sequence ATGAAGAAATTAATAATACTGTTCTCTGTTCTGAGCTTTTCAATATCATTTTCTCAGGATTTAAAAGTAATGTCATTCAACATCAGACTTAATGTAGAATCTGATCAGGACAATGCCTGGCCGAAAAGAAAAGAGGAAGCACTTGCACTTTTAGAATATTATCATCCTGATGTTTTGGGCGTGCAGGAAGCTTTGCCGGAGCAGATGAAAGATATGAAGTCAGGACTGAAAAACTACGATTTTGTAGGCGTAGGACGTGACGATGGAAAAGAAAAAGGTGAGTTTTCAGCGATTTTTTTTGATACCCAAAAACTTCAGATTATCAAATCCGGTACATTCTGGCTTTCTGAAACACCGGAGAAACCTTCGAAAGGATGGGATGCTGCGCTCAACAGAATCTGTACTTATGCCATCTTTAAAGATTTAAAATCAAAAAAAGAATTTCTGGCAATGAACATTCATTTTGATCATGTAGGAAATGTGGCGAGAGTAAAATCTTCAGAATTAATACTTAAAAAGGCTAAAGAATTAAATCCTAAAAATCTTCCTTTGGTTCTGACCGGAGATTTTAATTTAACCGAAGACACAGAACCTGTGAAAATACTGTCTCAAAATCTGAAAGACACTTTTTATCATTCAGAAAAGAAACATTACGGTCCGAAAGGAACGTTTACCGGTTTTAATGTAAACGAAGTTCCGAAAGACAGAATTGATTATATTTTTGTGAAAGGTTTTAAAATTAAATCTCAAAGACACATCAATGACAGACGTGAAAATCTGCTTTATCCGTCAGATCATTTTCCGGTTTTTTCTGAACTGAGTTTTTAA
- a CDS encoding response regulator transcription factor — MKKTIVLVDDHILIAKALEGIIDNFTDFEVIYCAENGQDLIDKFAVNRRIPEIILLDISMPVMDGFETVLWLTENHPEIKVMALSMQDDDNSVIKMIKNGAKGYLLKNSHPKDLENALSQLTAEGFYYPDWASKIIFSNIKSKPKVIEGTKISDREKEFLSFTATELSYKEIALEMGCSPRTVESYRDSLCAKFDLKTRVGLAIFAIKNGFAET; from the coding sequence ATGAAAAAAACAATTGTTCTTGTAGACGATCATATTCTGATCGCAAAAGCGCTGGAAGGAATTATCGATAATTTCACAGATTTTGAAGTCATTTACTGTGCAGAAAACGGGCAGGATCTTATCGATAAATTTGCAGTCAACCGCAGAATTCCCGAAATCATTCTGCTTGATATCAGTATGCCTGTGATGGATGGCTTTGAGACCGTTCTCTGGCTTACAGAAAACCATCCGGAAATAAAAGTAATGGCGCTCAGCATGCAGGATGACGACAACAGCGTTATTAAAATGATAAAAAATGGAGCCAAAGGCTATCTTCTGAAAAATTCCCATCCGAAAGATCTTGAAAATGCACTTTCCCAGCTTACAGCTGAAGGTTTTTACTATCCGGATTGGGCTTCAAAAATTATCTTTTCAAATATTAAAAGCAAACCAAAAGTTATCGAAGGGACAAAAATTTCAGACCGCGAAAAAGAATTTCTGAGCTTCACCGCCACGGAACTTAGCTATAAGGAAATTGCGCTGGAGATGGGCTGTAGTCCGCGAACTGTAGAAAGCTACCGCGATTCACTTTGTGCCAAATTTGATCTGAAAACCCGCGTAGGACTCGCAATATTCGCTATAAAAAACGGTTTTGCAGAAACATAA